In Polaribacter pacificus, the genomic window TTTAAAATCGGAAGAAAAATAATTGGTCACAGTCTTAATTTGCTTGGATATTGTTCTTGCAAAAGTAAGAATCTATTTTTTAAAAATTAGTGATTCTTAAAGTATTCGCATTGAATACAGTTACCAAATACTCTCTAGCATAGTGAGTAATTCCTTCGGTTAATGGAGAACCGTTTAAAATATTAAACTCACTATCGTCACAAGGGCAAACTAGCTTAATGGTATTTTTTATAACCATTTGTGTGCAGGATGAAACAGGTAGATGTGGGCAAGCTCTATCAAAAGCCTTAAACTCATTGTTGTTGAGCTTGTAAATTACAATCCCATTTACTCCTCCAGAGATATAGGCTGATCCTCCTGGAACTTGTAAATTAATAAATTTGGGAAGATTTAAATTAACAGTCTCGTTTACTGTAATATTAGGTAGTAAATCGTTTTCTATGCTACTCTTAGTGCAACTAATGAGTGCTGTTAAAAAGAGCAAGCTTAGAATAATTTTTTTTTGCATCTTGAGAGTGTTTTTGTAAAACGATTGCAAGTTACAAATATTTTGTACATTTGTGAGTGAATCTCATTCTGATAAAAAGGTAATGAGATTTTGTATTTTATAAAATCAAGATTATGAGCGAAGTATCTTATTACACAGAAGAAGGACTAAAGAAATTGAAAGATGAATTGCATCAGTTAGAGCAAGTAGAGCGTCCGAGGGTTACCCAAGAAATTGCAGATGCAAGAGACAAGGGAGATCTAAGTGAAAATGCTGAATATCATGCTGCAAAAGAAGAACAATCTTTGTTAGAATTTAAAATTGCAAAATTAAAAAACGTGGTTGCAAGCGCTAGAATTATTGATGAATCTCAATTGGATACCTCAAAAATTCTGATTCACTCAGTAGTGAAAATTAAAAACGCTGCAAATAAAATGGAGTTTACCTATACCTTGGTTGCTGATTCAGAGTCAGATGTTAAGAACGGTAAGCTTTCTGTAAATTCTCCAATCGGAAAAGGATTGTTAGGGAAAAAAGTAGGGGAGATTGCAGAAATTCAGGTGCCTAATGGTATTATGAAATTTGAAGTGATGGAGATTTCTAGATAAGAAAATAACAATATACTATCAAAAAGCTTCTGGGACCCCTAGAAGCTTTTTTTTATGTAACTTTTAATAGAAGACTTTTTTGTCTTTTATTAGAAAAAGACGTATCTTTGAAGGTAAATACACCAATGATGTTTTCAAAATCATGTGAGTACGGCCTTAGAGCAGTCCTTTTTATTGCAAAAAACTCAGTCAATAACACCAAGGTTGGTTTGGTAGAGATTGCCAAAGAAATAGATTCGCCGTCTGCTTTTACGGCAAAAATTTTACAACAATTAACCAAAGCAGGACTTATAGAATCAAGCAAAGGTCCGCAAGGCGGGTTTTTTATTTCTAAAACAGAGCTCAATGAGCTACGCCTGGCGAGTGTTGTAGAAGCTTTGGATGGAAGCAAGGTTTTTGAAGGTTGTGGTTTGGGACTTTCTCAATGTGATGATCAATATCCTTGCCCAATGCACAATGAGTTTTTAAAAGTGAGAACAGAGCTTAAGCAAATGCTTACAACAACCAAAGTTCTTGAATTGGCAACTCAATTAAATGACGGGGAAACTTGGCTAAAAAGAATATAAAAAAATTAACAAAATAGAGGACAAAAATATCTTTTAATACTTAATAAAATGCAAATACAAGCAGATACCTTAGTAAGCGATATTGTAGCAAAGAACTATAATACAGCAGCCATTTTTAGCAAATACAACATTGATTTTTGCTGTAATGGCAATAGAAGTTTAGCCAAAGTCATTGAGAAAAAAGGAATTCCTTTAGAAGAAATCATTGAAGCGCTGGCAGCTGAAGTTGATACCAGAGAAAATCAGTCAGATTTGTTTCAGAAACTCAACATTGGCGCTTTATCAGACTATGTGGTAGAATCACATCATTCTTATGTAGAAAAAAGCATCCCCCCAATTAAGCAGTACCTTGATAAACTCTGTAAAGTACACGGTGATAGACATCCAGAATTGTTTGAAATTAGAGAGTTGTTTTTTGGAAGTGCTGATGAGTTGACCAAGCATATGAAAAAAGAAGAGCTCATATTATTTCCTTTTTTTAAGAAGCTTGCAAAGCTAAAAAAAGAAGGCGGAGCCTATGAAAAACCACATTTTGAAACGGTAGAAAATCCAATAGCAATGATGCATCATGAACACGATGTAGAAGGAGAGCGTTTTAGAAAAATAGCAGAGCTGACGGCTAATTATACACCGCCTGCAGATGCCTGTACCACCTATAAAGTAACCTTTTCTATGCTCAAAGAATTTGAAGAAGATTTACACAAACACATTCATTTAGAAAACAATATTTTGTTTAAAAGAGGCATCTTATTAGAACAAGAACTAGCTGGCTAAATAGTAATCCCCTTATCAACTTGAAAGAACAGTAACATAAATTTATGTTGCTGCTTTTTTTATATCTTTGATTAAAAACAACAAGTAACAAGCCATTATGAGTAGTATTTTTACCAAAATTATTAAGGGAGAAATTCCGTCCTACAAAATTGCAGAAGATGAGCGTTTTTATGCGTTTCTAGACATTAACCCC contains:
- the ric gene encoding iron-sulfur cluster repair di-iron protein, encoding MQIQADTLVSDIVAKNYNTAAIFSKYNIDFCCNGNRSLAKVIEKKGIPLEEIIEALAAEVDTRENQSDLFQKLNIGALSDYVVESHHSYVEKSIPPIKQYLDKLCKVHGDRHPELFEIRELFFGSADELTKHMKKEELILFPFFKKLAKLKKEGGAYEKPHFETVENPIAMMHHEHDVEGERFRKIAELTANYTPPADACTTYKVTFSMLKEFEEDLHKHIHLENNILFKRGILLEQELAG
- a CDS encoding Rieske 2Fe-2S domain-containing protein, whose amino-acid sequence is MQKKIILSLLFLTALISCTKSSIENDLLPNITVNETVNLNLPKFINLQVPGGSAYISGGVNGIVIYKLNNNEFKAFDRACPHLPVSSCTQMVIKNTIKLVCPCDDSEFNILNGSPLTEGITHYAREYLVTVFNANTLRITNF
- a CDS encoding Rrf2 family transcriptional regulator, producing the protein MKVNTPMMFSKSCEYGLRAVLFIAKNSVNNTKVGLVEIAKEIDSPSAFTAKILQQLTKAGLIESSKGPQGGFFISKTELNELRLASVVEALDGSKVFEGCGLGLSQCDDQYPCPMHNEFLKVRTELKQMLTTTKVLELATQLNDGETWLKRI
- the greA gene encoding transcription elongation factor GreA, whose amino-acid sequence is MSEVSYYTEEGLKKLKDELHQLEQVERPRVTQEIADARDKGDLSENAEYHAAKEEQSLLEFKIAKLKNVVASARIIDESQLDTSKILIHSVVKIKNAANKMEFTYTLVADSESDVKNGKLSVNSPIGKGLLGKKVGEIAEIQVPNGIMKFEVMEISR